A genomic window from Zalophus californianus isolate mZalCal1 chromosome 13, mZalCal1.pri.v2, whole genome shotgun sequence includes:
- the RECK gene encoding reversion-inducing cysteine-rich protein with Kazal motifs isoform X3: protein MKDGTGKNALFSCISRNEMGSVCCSYAGHHTNCREYCQAIFRTDSSPGPSQIKAVENYCASISPQLIHCVNNYTQSYPMRNPTDSLYCCDRAEDHACQNACKRILMSKKTEMEIVDGLIEGCKTQPLPQDPLWQCFLESSQSVHPGVTLHPPPSTGLDGAKLHCCSKANTSTCRELCTKLYSMSWGNTQSWQEFDRFCEYNPVEVSMLTCLADVREPCQLGCRNLTYCTNFNNRPTELFRSCNAQSDQGAMNDMKLWEKGSIKMPFINIPVLDIKKCQPEMWKAVACSLQIKPCHSKSRGSIICKSDCVEILKKCGDQHKFPEDHTAESICELLSPTDDLENCIPLDTYLRPSTLGNIVEEVTHPCNPNPCPANELCEVNRKGCPSGDPCLPFSCVQGCKLGEASDFIVRQGTLIQVPSSAGEVGCYKICSCGQSGLLENCMEMHCIDLQKSCIVGGKRKSHGTSFNIDCNICSCFAGNLVCSTRLCLSEHSSEDDRRTFTGLPCNCADQFVPVCGQNGRTYPSACLARCVGLQDHQFEFGSCISKDPCNPNPCPKNQRCIPKPQVCLTTFDKFGCSQYECLPRQLTCDQVRDPVCDTNHMEHSNLCTLYQRGQSLLYKGPCQPFCRATEPICGHNGETYSSVCAAYSDRVAVDYHGPCQAVGALSEYSFVAECAAVKCPSLSVTECKPIIPPGACCPLCAGMLRVLFDKEKLDTIAKVTNKKPITVLEILQKIRMHVSVPQCDVFGYFSIESEIVILIIPVDHYPKALQIEACNKEAQKIESLINSDSPTLASHVPLSALIISQVQVSSSVPSAGIEARAPCPSCLVLLSLGPALHMVWTHN from the exons AATGCTCTTTTCAGTTGCATTAGCAGAAATGAAA tgGGCTCAGTTTGTTGCAGTTATGCAGGCCATCACACAAACTGCCGAGAATACTGTCAAGCCATCTTTCGAACAGACTCTTCTCCTGGTCCATCTCAGATCAAAGCAGTGGAAAATTATTGTGCCTCTATTAGTCCACAATTAATACACTGTGTGAACAATTATACCCAATCTTATCCAATGAGGAACCCAACAGATA GTTTATATTGCTGTGACAGAGCTGAAGACCATGCTTGCCAAAATGCCTGCAAGAGAATTCTGATGtctaagaaaacagaaatggagattGTTGATGGCCTCATTGAGGGTTGTAAGACCCAGCCTTTGCCTCAGGATCCTCTTTGGCAGTGTTTTCTTGAAAGCTCACAGTCTGTTCACCCTGGCGTCACTCTACACCCTCCTCCCTCTACGGGCCTTGATGGAGCTAAATTGCATTGTTGTTCTAAAGCAAACACTTCAACATGTAG AGAACTGTGCACTAAACTTTACAGCATGAGCTGGGGCAATACACAGAGTTGGCAAGAGTTTGATCGTTTTTGTGAATATAATCCAGTGGAAGTGTCCATGCTGACCTGTTTAGCAGATGTTCGGGAACCTTGCCAATTGGGCTGTAGAAATCTTACTTACTGTACTAATTTTAACAACAG gccAACAGAACTTTTCAGGAGTTGTAATGCTCAGTCAGATCAAGGAGCCATGAATGACATGAAGCTGTGGGAGAAAGGAAGCATAAAGATGCCGTTTATAAACATACCTGTTCTTGACATTAAGAAGTGCCAGCCAGAAATGTGGAAAGCGGTAGCTTGTTCACTGCAGATTAAACCTTGTCATAGTAAATCCCGGGGAAGTATTATTTGCAA atcaGATTGTGTGGAGATTCTCAAGAAATGTGGGGACCAGCACAAATTCCCTGAAGACCACACAGCTGAAAGTATTTGTGAGCTTCTGTCACCTACAGATGACCTAGAGAATTGTATACCTTTGGATACATACCTAA GGCCAAGTACTTTGGGTAACATTGTAGAAGAAGTCACTCATCCCTGTAACCCAAATCCTTGCCCTGCTAATGAGCTCTGTGAGGTAAACCGGAAGGGGTGTCCATCTGGAGATCCCTGCCTTCCATTCTCTTGTGTGCAAG GTTGCAAATTGGGAGAAGCCTCTGATTTCATCGTCCGTCAAGGGACACTAATCCAGGTGCCATCATCTGCTGGGGAAGTTGGTTGTTACAAAATTTGCTCATGTGGACAAAGTGGACTcttggaaaactgtatggagatGCACTGTATAGATCTTCAGAAGTCCTGCATtgttggaggaaaaagaaaaa gTCACGGGACATCCTTTAATATTGACTGCAATATCTGTTCTTGTTTTGCTGGCAATTTGGTGTGTTCTACTCGCCTGTGCCTCAGTGAACACAGTTCAGAAGATGATCGTCGCACCTTCACAG GTCTGCCCTGTAACTGTGCAGATCAGTTCGTCCCCGTGTGTGGGCAGAATGGACGCACTTACCCCAGTGCCTGCCTTGCTCGCTGTGTGGGCCTCCAAGACCATCAGTTTGAGTTTGGATCATGCATCTCAAAGGATCCATGCAATCCTAATCCCTGCCCAAAAAACCAAAG ATGCATACCCAAACCACAAGTCTGCCTGACAACTTTTGATAAATTTGGATGTAGCCAATATGAGTGTTTGCCAAGACAGCTCACCTGTGACCAGGTTCGCGATCCTGTTTGTGACACAAACCACATGGAACACAGCAATCTCTGCACTTTGTACCAGAGGGGGCAAAGCCTCTTATACAAAGGCCCTTGCCAG CCTTTCTGCAGAGCCACAGAGCCCATCTGTGGGCACAATGGGGAGACGTACAGTAGTGTGTGTGCTGCTTACTCAGATCGCGTAGCAGTTGATTACCACGGGCCCTGCCAGGCTGTTGGGGCCCTCTCAGAGTACAGTTTTGTCGCTGAGTGTGCTGCAGTGAAGTGTCCTTCACTCTCTGTGACTGAGTGCAAACCGATCATCCCGCCAG GTGCTTGTTGCCCATTATGTGCTGGAATGTTAAGagttttatttgacaaagaaaaactGGATACTATTGCAAAG gtaacaaacaaaaagccaataACAGTTCTGGAAATACTTCAGAAAATCCGCATGCATGTATCTGTCCCGCAGTGTGACGTATTTGGATACTTCAGCATTGAATCCGAAATTGTAATCCTGATCATTCCTGTTGATCATTATCCAAAAGCTTTGCAG ATTGAGGCCTGCAATAAAGAAGCACAGAAGATCGAATCCCTCATCAACTCCGACAGCCCCACGCTGGCGTCCCACGTCCCTCTGTCTGCCCTCATCATTTCCCAGGTACAGGTCTCGAGCAGTGTGCCATCAGCCGGCATCGAGGCcagagccccctgcccctcctgcctcgTCCTCCTCAGCCTGGGCCCTGCCTTGCACATGGTCTGGACACATAACTGA